The region gttaattatttatttttaaacaattccTTTGTGTGTCTATTGAATTTAATACGCAAAGCAGTACCGAATATTATGAGAAGAAACTGTCAAAATAATTtcacagataaaaaaaattgagtactTTTTGTAACCCTAGCTTCCTAAGGCTTGCATGCTTTGTAGCTTAACATAATCATTGTTTAGTGTTATGAATATAAAGTTACCGTGcgtgaaaattataaattggtGGCGTAATAAATTGAAAGATTAAAGGAAAAGATAAAGGCAAAATATTGAAacattgatattaaaaaaaatggctcATAGAAATGTCATTGAAGGCGTAAATAAAACTTTGATGTTCTTGAGTACCAACCATCTGCACTATTCCAATGATTGAACATAAGCTAATGAATGAAGATATAGAACCATGCCCATTGTTGGATACCCCACAAGTTATAAAGTGCAAACCCAACTAGGAAAGTAGCTTAGAAGGCAAAGAAGCCAGCAGCAGCAACGGCGGCAAGGACGGCGGCAGAGATTTGACGTGCGGCGGCACCATTGGCAATGTCGGCGGGGTCGGCCTCAGGCGAGTAGGCGTCAAAGGGTTCGGGTTCAGGTGCATAGAGCTCAATGGGGTTGCTGCCTGGAGCTGGTGGGGTTGCGACTTCGGTCTCATCGGAGGATGGAGAAGGTGAAGGAGGAGATGAGAGCGGAGAGGCGGTTGATGGGGCAGGAGATGATTTTGGTGATGAAGATGGAGATGATGCTGGTGATGAAGATGATTTTGGTGAAGAAGATGGTGCTGATGATGGAGATGATTCTGGTGTTGATGAGGAAGATGATTCTGGTgctgatgaagaagaagaagatgattcTGGTgctgatgaagaagaagatgattcTGGTGCTGATGAAGATGgtgatggtgatgatgatgatgatgaagaagattttGGTGAAGGAGATGATTTTGGAGATGATGTTGGTGAAGGAGATGATTTTGGAGATGATGTTGGTGAGGTAGATGATTCTGGAGATGCAGATGGGGACTCTTCAGCCATGGCAATGCCACTTAGGGCGACAAAAACAAGGGCAAGAACAACAAGTTGACGAGCCATTTTTGGGTTTGTGTTTTTGAGGATTTTAAGGTATTATTTGTTGTTGCGTAGGAGGATTCTTATTGTGTAAGAGCAGTTGCTCTTCTCTATCAGAGGAGGTAGAGAAAAACTGCTGCGAGTAAGAATGAGTATTGAGTTTGCATGAGAGGGTTATTTAAAGAGAGTTTCGATGGTTCAGAGAAGTTTTAGGGAGATAActcagaaaaatatttttgtgtggTTAGGAGAAAATAAAGGATGGAAGAGATTCAGTTTTTAGACCTTATTTCACGCTAACCTTTCACAATCGAGGAAGAGGTTATTTTTTGTTCAACAATTCATggataaaacaagaaaattgttAATTCATGGATAAATTATTACTTGTTTTGTAAAGCTTTTTGTGTCCATTTgcatatcaaatcaatttacttcaagacatatatatatatatatatatatatatatatatatatatatatatatttgaaattttcaaaactttttaagattttttaaatattatgtactatatatcaaatattaatgaaaattaaattagatattttttaaatataatatttaatgttaataaataataaataataaaatataataaaaaataaaaaatatttattaaattatatattttttttcgaattttttttagttttttacaaattatactaattaatctttttttttgttttttatgaagaagaaaaggaagttaaaaatttattacttttttctttcatatttcatttgtccttttttattattaaagaaaaagaataactaTCTCATCTCactaaacattaaaatatttatttaactgttaatattaatttttattttatgagttcttttatatttattttttacgaacacagaaaaaattaatgtatgatgtattttttcattttaataattcttaatattttattaaattgtgataaattatttttaatcttaaact is a window of Vigna unguiculata cultivar IT97K-499-35 chromosome 4, ASM411807v1, whole genome shotgun sequence DNA encoding:
- the LOC114182694 gene encoding putative protein TPRXL, encoding MARQLVVLALVFVALSGIAMAEESPSASPESSTSPTSSPKSSPSPTSSPKSSPSPKSSSSSSSSPSPSSSAPESSSSSSAPESSSSSSSAPESSSSSTPESSPSSAPSSSPKSSSSPASSPSSSPKSSPAPSTASPLSSPPSPSPSSDETEVATPPAPGSNPIELYAPEPEPFDAYSPEADPADIANGAAARQISAAVLAAVAAAGFFAF